Part of the Saccharomyces kudriavzevii IFO 1802 strain IFO1802 genome assembly, chromosome: 8 genome is shown below.
AGCATGGAGTGTTCTACAGTGGTCAAACAATCGAACAGTGGTTCCTTATCTTCTTGCATGTCTTTATCGTAAGTGGATGGAATACCCTTCAAACTCATCAAGAATCCTGTTAGATCACCAAATACTCTTCCGGACTTCCCTCTCAACAACTCTAACGAGTCGgcgttcttcttttgaggCATCAAGGAGGAACCTGTTGAGTAGGCATCGCTTAACTGAATGAAACCAAATTCAGCCGTGCAATATATAATCAAATCTTCGGCAAAACGAGAAATATGGTTCATGAACAAGGTCCCCCAAAACATCAATTCCACGATGAAATCCCTATCAGAAACGGCAACCATAGAGTTACCAATGACACTGTTGAAACCTAGACCTTCAGCCAAAAATTCTCTATCAATACCGTAAGGATGTCCAGCAAGAGCGCCTGCACCCAATGGTGATTGGTTCAACCTATGAAGTATTTGGTCCAATCTTTTGTAATCTTCTGTGAAGTACGTTGCGTACGAACTCAACCAGTGAGACCATCTAATGGGTTGAGCTCTTTGTAGATGTGTGTAGCCTGGCATCAGAATATTTATTTCACCTTTTGCCCTCTTGATTAGGACATCGACCAAGCCCTTTAGAGCCGGAAAGAGATTGTCATTGACAACGTCACGACAGTATATCCTCAAATCGGTAACTACTTGATCATTACGAGATCTACCGGTATGGACTTTACCGGCAATATCACGACCAATTATTTCACCGAGACGTCTCTCATTAGCAGTATGGATATCCTCATCGTTTGGATGACGGATAAATTTGTCAGCATCCCATTCTTGCTTGATTTCGGCCAAACCTTCATGAATTTTGGCTAGCTCTGCCTGTGTTAAAAGACCCAGCTTCTGTAAACCGGCAGTGTATACCCTAGTGCCTTCCAAATCGGCCTTGTACATCTTGTAATCGTACGGAAGAGACGCATTGTAAAGATGCATCAAAGGATCGGTTTCACCAGTGAATCTTCCACCCCATAATTTTTGAGTACTGTCGGACATGTTTGCTTAGAGTTTGTTTGAGTGGCTATCTGTTCTTGAACTTCtcattaataatattttattctgttcttcaaagaattgGCTTATCGCAAAACTCTTCAttctttattgtttttataatttccttttttttttcacatgTCCCAATTCGCGTAGTTATCCAAAAAAGTGACTCATTTATTGAGTAATCACTATGATCGAGATCATGTAAATGGGCAATTGTTACGAAGCATAAAAAgacaacaaagaaaaggaattgtAGGTCTGAGATTACCGGCAGAGGATTTTGGGAGCTTGCTTCAAcgtcaatttttgaatggaTAAAAGGACAATTAGAAGGGGGAAAAACCTAAATATTAATCGATATATCTATATGTATATTCTTCTATGTATGTGAGCGCTCATGTTTTCTTCAGTGGCAAGAGATTATGGCTTGCATCTACCGCTGAAACGTGGGTACAGGGAACAGTCTCTGACAGTAAATCTATCACATAACCAGGCCAAGATACGTTCGGTACCGATACCATAACCACCGTGTGGACAAGTACCGTATCTTCTCTGGTCAATAAACCAGTAGTAGGCGTCTGTATCAATGCCCTCACGTTTGAAACCTGCCATTAGCTCGTCAACGTCGTCGATTCTCATGGAACCACCGGTGATTTCACCGACATTTGGCATCAGAACGTCGACAGATTCAGTGACACGTGGGTCGTCGGAGCAACGCTTCATGTAGAAAGACTTGATTTCGACTGGGAATCTGGTCAAAAAGATTGGAACGCCGATGGCATCGGTCATCTTTCTCTCAGCAGCCTCTGCGATATCGTCACCAAATGTGAAATCTTCGCCCTCTTCATTCTTAATGCCGTGTTCATTCAACCAGGTAATGGCGTCCTTGTACTGCAATCTCATGAATGGAGACTTTGGAGCTTTGAAGCCGGGGTTCAACTGTTTTACGAGTGGGCCAGCGATTGGATCCTCCAAAACGTATTCGACGGATTTGACAATCAAAGTTTCGATGTGTTGCAGTAGGTCCTCAAAAGTCAAGAAGGCCAATTCCGCCTcaatatgtgtatattcGGACAAATGTCTCCTTGTATGCGACTTTTCAGCTCTAAAGGATTCTTGGATAGTGTAAACGTCACCCAGGGAAGCCAAACAGGTTTCCAAGTATAATTGAGAACTTTGGGTCAGGAAAGCTTCTTCGCCGTAATAGTCCATCTTGAACAAAGTGGAGCCACCTTCGACTTGAGTTTGCACCATGCATGGTGGAGTAACCTCGGTCAAATGTTCTTCGTCGTAGACACGTCTAACACTCTTCAACAGAGCGGCACGAACTTTCATTACTGCAGACAAGGCATCTCCTCTCAGGGCTAGATGACGTTGGTCCAACAACAAAGAGGGGTCCGAGCCCTCTGCGATTTGGTTGGTGAAAGAGTCCTCACCACCGGGGGCCAAGCCTACAATCTCGTAGTAGTCAACGTCCAATTCGACGCCACCTGGAGCGGTTTTACCTTCCGGCAATTTAGCCACGGTACCGTATAGATTAACAGTGGATTCTAAAGTCAAGTCCAAAGTTTGTTGAGCCAGAGCCAGATCACCGGACAAGACACATTGGACGAAACCAGATCCATCTCTTAGAACGATAAAAACAACTTTCTTATTGGAGCGAAGTCTATGAATCCAACCGGAAATCTTGACTCTTTGGCCGATCTTGGCGTACGAGTCGTAGATTCTGGTCTTGTTCGCAGCCGGTAGTGACTCGTCCTTCTTGATGGTGATCTTCAGAGCAGACAGTTGCTTGGCAGCATTTTCTGCCTCcttttgttgtttcttCAGCTCCTGTTCCTTTTGCTTGAcagcctttttcttcaaaccaTCACAGCCCTTACGAGCCTTCTTCAAGGCAGAGGCACTGATCTCTTGAAACTCATTGTCTTCGGTCTTGAACACGAACAGCTTAGGTTCGGTGGTATCGCTCTTCTGTTGGGATGCAAACAAAGCATATGCCGGGGATTTAAATGGTTGGTCTTGAGAACCGGCAGTAGTCAATTCGTCCACACCAGTAGCCTCCTTAATGTACAAAGACGacatgttgaaaaaaacgaGAACGGGTATTATCTCACTGCCTGCGTGAGGACTGGATAACGGCAAAACCACCCACTACCCCAGGCCATAACGCACCCTCTTATACCTTTTGATAGTCGTTGATGGTTCGATCAGTCATAATGTCGAAACTGCCAGGCCAGCCTGGTCACTGCTCACGacggaaaatttttcactttttgcGTCCGCCGGAGGGACGCCCTACtgcattttgaaaaaaatgaaaaattggataaGCGATGCTTCAGTCACAGAGGgcctttgtttttgattaaCAGGGTTTACTACGTTCGTTGTGATCGTTGTTGGCAGCCTAGAGAGGTTTTCCTTTAATAGAATACAGAGCTTGGTGTACATTCGTGCGTCGACACATTCAATAAATCACAAAGTTTTAGAATAAGAGAGTAGAAAAATTAACAAAAATATGCCTGTTTCCGAAGCCTTTACCAAATTGTGCGTGACTGAAATGCCTGCTGCTGAATCTGCCGTTGCAGTAAAGTCTTTAGTCTTCAAGCCGAAGACTCCAAAGTCTGCGACCGCCGTTCCTATCGTTGTGGTGGCTTTGCAATCTACTACGACCCCTTCTGCGCTGGTTGCTAATGCTACTTCTACCAAAGATCCAAGATTGGCTCGCGATGACCTCGTCAAGCAGGCGTTCCAGTCTGAGTCTGCCAGAAATTTCATCCTAGGGGACTTGGCCAACGCCACATCTGATTTTCACTTGTTAATTGACCACGAGTTAGGTACCATAGACGGTGATACCATCTTGCAGCTAAATGCCACTACTTTTATGAAAAAGTCTGATATGATAAAGTTTCTAGGAGAGTTCGAAAAGTTCCAAAAGGTGGTTGACTTCACTGAGGAAGTGTCCAAGGATGCCGCCACTGAAGGCAAGAAACAACagaaaaagcaacaacCTTCCAAGGCAGCTGCGGCCGCAGCCGCAGCCGCAGCCGCAGCCCTGGAAGACGCCAAACTGATCGGTATCACCGTGGACAAGGCCCTGGACTTCCCAGGCTGGTACCAACAAATCTTGACCAAGGGTGAAATGCTGGACTACTACGATGTTTCCGGCTGCTACATCCTGAGACCCCCCTCTTATTCTATCTGGGAAAGCATTCAGAAGTGGTTCGACGATAAGATCAAGGCCATTGGTGTACAGAACGCTTACTTCCCAATGTTTGTCTCGTCCCGTGTGttggaaaaggaaaaggacCATGTGGAAGGGTTTGCTCCAGAAGTTGCTTGGGTTACCAGAGCAGGTTCCTCCGAGTTGGAAGAACCAATCGCTATCAGACCAACTTCCGAAACCGTCATGTACCCTTACTATGCGAAATGGATTCAGTCTTACAGAGACTTACCCTTAAAGTTGAATCAATGGAATTCCGTCGTTAGATGGGAGTTCAAGCATCCTCAACCCTTTTTGAGAACCAGAGAATTCCTGTGGCAAGAAGGTCATACCGCTCATTTGACTGCCAAGGATgccgaagaagaagttttgCAAATCTTGGACTTCTACGCCGGCGTTTACGAAGAATTATTAGCTGTCCCAGTGATTAAGGGTAGAAAGAccgaaaaggaaaaattcgCCGGCGGTGACTTCACCACCACTTGTGAAGGTTATATTCCACAAACTGGCCGTGGTATTCAAGGCGCTACCTCTCACCACTTGGGTCAAAACTTCTCCAAAATGTTCAATTTGTCTGTGGAAAATCCATTAGGCTCCGATCACCCTAAGATCTTTGCTTACCAAAATTCTTGGGGTTTATCCACCCGTGCCATTGGTGTCATGGTCATGATCCATTCCGACAATAAAGGTCTGGTTGTCCCTCCAAGAGTGTCGCAATTCCAATCTGCTGTTATTCCAGTGGGTATCACAAAGAAGACTTCCGACGAACAACGCAAACACATTCATGAAACCGCTAGGAGCGTGGAATCTCGTTTGAAAAAGGTCGGCATCAGGGCCTTTGGTGACTATAACGACAACTACACCCCAGGTTGGAAATTCTCTCAGTACGAACTAAAGGGTATTCCAATTCGTATCGAACTGGGTCCTAAGGATATCGAAAAAAACCAAGTTGTTGTTGTCCGTAGAAATGACTCCAAGAAATACATTGTTTCCtttgatgaattggaaCTCCGTGTTCCAGAAATCTTGGAAGAAATGCAAGGCGACCTGTTTAAAAAAGCTAAGGAACTATTCGATACACATAGGGTTATTGTTAACGAATGGAAGGGTTTTGTTCCAGCTCtaaataagaaaaacgTTATCTTGGCGCCATGGTGCGGAATTATGGAATGTGAAGAAGACATCAAAGAATCTTCTGCCAAGAGAGACGACggtgaagaatttgaagaagatgacaaggCTCCAAGCATGGGTGCCAAATCTTTGTGTATCCCATTCGACCAACCTGTATTGAATGAAGGTCAAAAATGTATCAGATGTGAACGTACCGCTATTAACTACTGTATGTTTGGTCGTTCTTATTAGTTGCATACCACCTCTCATTTCCATATATagaatttttattttgtgtTTTTTGTCTTCCTAAAAATCAACTATCATCATGTCCTAATTAATGCTTTCGTTAGTAAGTATATCCTCATCTTTGTTTTAGATGTCTCGTGCGTACAACACCTCACCTTCATGCCTCCTTTCACATCTTACGGTGCTTTGATTATCATTcggaataaaaaaattggacgAGTCCGGAATCGAACCGGAGACCTCTCCCATGCTAAGGGAGCGCGCTACCGACTACGCCACACGCCCATAAAATTTGTTGATGATTTGCCAACGATTGATGAACCCACTAACTAGATGGGCGCTTCCTGTATCAGCCGCAGCTAGTTGTTATCTCGTTTGCCGTATCCATGATAATCACTCTGTGAAAAGGAGCCATATAACGGGCCAGTTAAAATAGAAACTGTCCCTGAAAAAACTTCACTATAAACGTGTAGAAACGCAACTTAGACTTCGGAAAATAGAAGTGAGGTTATTGAGTTTGAACAGAAAACAATACACCATCTCTCTTGCTGTTGTTACCACCGTAACCGCCACTtctgcaaagaaaatttgatcTTGTAGCTAAGAGGAGTATATACACTCACTTCAATGTCATCTCATTCACGCATCCTTCTTTGAAGCCCAAAAGGTTAATTTAATTGATTAAAAGTaaatttatatttatatatttcagataaaagaagatgaccttaattatacaaaaaaataaactaacTTACTTTCTTCTGAAAGAAGTACCTTCAGATAATTTGGCCTTACCACCGGTTGGAGTACATAAGACGGTAGAGCATGATTCACAGGTGACAGCAGTTTGAGCATGAGAAAAAACGGTGGTGATGTTCAAACAACCTGGACATTTAACATCCAAGAAGTAGGATCTTGGACCTTGAACCAAAGTCTTTAACTTGTGCTTTCTGGCTTCAGAAGCAGCAGTTGGGTGCAACAAATCTTGAACTAAAACCtgtaaaagaagaaaatggaaataaaaacaataaatTATTGTTTTAGGAAAATTAAATGTTagtaatttttgaaaattgtcGAAAATAGGATACATTGGGAAACACGAAAGAAATAAGCAGGGAGCAAAACGACCTTAAACAGACAAATCTGATTCAAACCCCTGACCGTTAAGAGCACTTTCTTTGAGATGCTGTGTTGATGTCTTCAAACACATGCTATCAGGTAtgcaataaaaacaaagccATTTACGTATTTTCACAGGTAGCCTTGAAagattcttcattctttatATAGAGTCTTCCAACAACATCTAGTCGTACTTTCTCTCCATTGTCAGAAGAGCTGTTATCGTCCTTACTGCTGTTCGTTCCATATATTGCTTTTTAGCCCTATAGTTACGTATAATTCTGCTCAAACATCATATGCTGACTATTTCTTCCcactttatttttactttcttttgctcgttttttttcttgatttcacATTGATCTCATTCCTCAAAAACTATGCTGTTCTGGTTCCTTTCATTCTGTATTTTAACGTCATTCTCACATACCATATTGATCTAATATATATGCACTAATTATCTGGTGTGTCTTCGTAGCTTCTAGGTAGGAACTATTACTAAATCGATATCTCAACGTCTAAAATTAGTTACAGATAATTTTAAGAAGTTGCAGGTTGCAGCACATCTGAAAGATAGAGAGCCAAGTCACTAAACAAGGAACCGGCTCTCCGGCCGGCAGGAGCCAGAGGGGAGGACCACTCTGTTTCCCACGGCCTCCCACCGCGTTCTAGGGGGAGGTTCTCCCTCCAGAGGCTGGATAAACTCTCTGGAGAAGGGAAGTATAAGCCGGACGGGTTTCTTCCAAATGGCAGTGAACGAAATTCGAGACAGCCTACACCATTGTGCCATCGcacttttcattttttttcgccGAACAATTTAGTGCTCGCATTGCAATTTGATCTCTTGATAAAAGTCTGATGTATGGGTGAGGGTGTATGGGTCCGAAAACAGGAGAACCGtcagaatattttttctttctttctgcATCCGTTAAGCGGCTAAAATACACTATACTTTTATActatttatatacatatatggGTATGCGCTACTATATACCATGATGATCATGTtggttttttgaaaaaacaaaaaatcgCAGACTATTtggcttttcttttttgcacTTACATTACACAGCATGCCATGAtgcatttcttcaattttttcctttcatCGCTGGATGGACTTCCATTTGACGATCCTCTTGTAAGGCTTTTCGCCGGGGACATCTTCATAGACGTGTGCCCActcttttttgtaattAGCCTCTTGGAATCTTTCGATTCTTCTAAAGAAGACGTTATCAATTGGCTTTTGATGCTTATACAACTGGCTTCTTGGGTTTCGATTTCACGAGCTTTCCCGTTTTTAATCAAAGAAGGTGAATTATTGGCCGGATACATACCATTTATGAATCCCTGCAGGAGTTTCCTGCAATcatttttagatttttcaatcttcaACAATGCTGCGAAGAACAACTCCTCAACATTTATATCAAGCTTGGATGATGTTTCAAAATAATCCAAGCTATCGGGCGAAAAATTTAGGTCTTGCAGGAATGCTAAAATTCTGTCGTAATAAATGGTCCTTTCAGAGACCAAATCACATTTCGTGCACGCTATAATAATTGGAATATTCAATTTGGATTCCAAGCTTACTTGGTGAATAGTACATATGTAATACTCTAAACTGGCAAATGAACTCTCGTTAGTGGAATCAAAACACAATATAATTGCATCTGACTGCTTGATTTGCACAGTGGTTAAATCTGAATAACATGAGATATCCATCTGATTAGTATCAGAAATTTGAACGTTGATCTTAGTGCGTCTTCCGACAACCGATTTATTGTTGCAAATATTAGCGTCAATCATGTATTTTTCTAATATATCGGCATAACTTCCAACTGTATTTGGATTTTCAACCGCATGATACACATCGTTGGAGAGTTGCGCTTTGGCCGTTACAAAGGTGTGATAGAATTCCTTAAAATAATTGAATTGAACCGTCTTATGGTAAATATCCGATACTCTATAATGGTTAGGATctgaattttgaaaagtacTATTTAGCCAATTGCGGACCAAGGATGTCTTTCCTGAATCATCATCTCCCATTACGGTAATTTTCGAAGTTTTTAAATCGAAGCATCTTAGAATTGGTGGCGAGTCTGCGCCATATAATAAGCGTGTAGTCATAATATTTGACCTATGAATAGATTTTCGTGCGATGTAATtaagagaagaaggaaaaaaggatGAATAAGCTGAGGCCAAGTGGTATTTCATAACTTTTTTCCGGACTAGCATCACCTACCTTGCATTTCTCTGTATATATATCCCGCAGGTCGATTGTCTTGCGGCTCTACAAAATGTCAACTAGACTAAGATAATGCGAAACGGCTCGAAATGTTTTTGATCAATAGCATAAAAAGTGTCATGTAAAGGGAAAGAGTTTACCGGGCATCTACGAcaattctttgaataaGATAATTTACGGcaagtttatttttacaGTGTTATTCCTTATcaaaagtggaaaaaagaggatGATGTATCCACGGCATAAATAGTGCTTACTCATCAGTGTAACAGTTTTTCAACCTAGTCCATTCACTTTCCGCCTGAAAATACGTAGGACGCCGAGATGGATACACTAGAGTATCCTTTTTGAAGATCGTTCCAAGTTACAGACCGACgcttcctttttctctttgagAATCTTACGCAAATCTCGCTGTGGGATACAGCGAGCGCGGCGGCATGACGCAGGCAACTTAATGAACTCCCTctgcaaaattttctccGTTACAGCAGTAGTAACGCATTTGCCACAATCGGGCGTAGACGCCTGAGGCTTCTAGCGGAAAAATTGTTGTAGAACCAATTTTATGATGTCTCGCCAGATATTTTAACTTTCAAGATCACGCTATGGTACCTTTCCAGCACTCGTAGTATTGTCAAAGGttcttattttatttttagcaTTTCTTATGGAAGGCAAAACGTGCCTTCTCTCCCTTGAAACCATATTGTTTTATAATATCTTGAAAGACTTAATTATaaacaaaatgaagagaGGGGCGTACTTACGGATTGCCCCATGCAGCAGGAAGGATCATTGTATATAAAGaagggtaaaaaaaaaaaagagtcGATGCTCAAGTGATAGTAGTACCATACAAATGTTCTTCCGAGGCCATTTTGGGTTTCACACGCATAAATGCGTCACAGTactttaaaatttcttttttgttcaaaaatgaaaaaaacaaacgcAGGGTAATGGACATATACTTTCTATTACCCACCTTGGAAATTTTGTTCGATCTTTCGAGGTTTCTTCATTTAGCCTAAAAAGGTAATTGCGTAAACATTCGTAATTTCTTGGTCTGTTTGTTTAGAGTTGTTCATTGTTTATGATTTTTATGAGCAACTATTTCCCCCATCTTAAATACACTTTATTATTAATTTTCTACATTCTGTTCCGACATTAGCAGACTGCATAATTGGAAGAGGATAAGCAAGATAGAACTGAGACGATTATAGCAATAATGACTGGCGGACAGTCTTGCAATAGTAATATGGTGGTTTGGATACCAGATGAGAAGGATGTTTTCATAAAAGGGGAACTAAGGAATACCGATATTATCAAGAATAAGTTTACAGGACAGGAAGAACAAATAGGAATTGTTCGGCCGCTAAATTCGACAGAGGCTTCGAATCTAGTACAAGTGCGAATATCCAGCGTATTCCCGGTCAATCCATCATCTTTTGACAAAGTAGAGAATATGTCGGAGCTAACTCATTTGAATGAGCCTTCCGTGCTTTATAATCTGGAAAAAAGATACGATTCTGACCTAATTTACACGTATTCCGGCCTTTTTTTGGTCGCGATCAACCCTTATCACAATTTGAATTCATATTCCGAGGATCATATAAGCTTATACCACAATAGTCATAACCaatcattcaaaaatggcCCGAAAACCGATTCTAATGGAAAATTACCACCACACATTTTTGCCATTGCTGAAGAAGCCTACGGAAACCTTTTATCTGAAGGCAAAGACCAATCCATTTTAGTCACGGGAGAATCTGGTGCAGGTAAGACGGAAAACACGAAGAAGATCCTGCAATATCTAGCGTCTATAACCTCTGCTTCTTGTTCCAGTATAGCGCCTGCTAATAGCAATTCCATTATAGAAAGCTTCGAAATGAAAATCCTACAAAGTAATCCCATTTTAGAATCGTTTGGTAATGCTCAAACAGTGCGAAACAACAACTCTTCCAGGTTTGGCAAATTCATAAAGATCGAATTCA
Proteins encoded:
- the ARG4 gene encoding argininosuccinate lyase ARG4 (similar to Saccharomyces cerevisiae ARG4 (YHR018C); ancestral locus Anc_1.354), coding for MSDSTQKLWGGRFTGETDPLMHLYNASLPYDYKMYKADLEGTRVYTAGLQKLGLLTQAELAKIHEGLAEIKQEWDADKFIRHPNDEDIHTANERRLGEIIGRDIAGKVHTGRSRNDQVVTDLRIYCRDVVNDNLFPALKGLVDVLIKRAKGEINILMPGYTHLQRAQPIRWSHWLSSYATYFTEDYKRLDQILHRLNQSPLGAGALAGHPYGIDREFLAEGLGFNSVIGNSMVAVSDRDFIVELMFWGTLFMNHISRFAEDLIIYCTAEFGFIQLSDAYSTGSSLMPQKKNADSLELLRGKSGRVFGDLTGFLMSLKGIPSTYDKDMQEDKEPLFDCLTTVEHSMLIATGVISTLTVKKEKMEASLTMDMLATDLADYLVRKGVPFRETHHISGECVATAEKLGLDGIDKLTLEQYQKIDPRFAGDLFATFNFEQSVERRDATGGTAKSAILKQLDNLKSQLK
- the RPS27B gene encoding 40S ribosomal protein eS27 (similar to Saccharomyces cerevisiae RPS27B (YHR021C) and RPS27A (YKL156W); ancestral locus Anc_5.265), with the translated sequence MVLVQDLLHPTAASEARKHKLKTLVQGPRSYFLDVKCPGCLNITTVFSHAQTAVTCESCSTVLCTPTGGKAKLSEGTSFRRK
- the SKDI08G0620 gene encoding proline--tRNA ligase (similar to Saccharomyces cerevisiae YHR020W; ancestral locus Anc_1.352), which translates into the protein MPVSEAFTKLCVTEMPAAESAVAVKSLVFKPKTPKSATAVPIVVVALQSTTTPSALVANATSTKDPRLARDDLVKQAFQSESARNFILGDLANATSDFHLLIDHELGTIDGDTILQLNATTFMKKSDMIKFLGEFEKFQKVVDFTEEVSKDAATEGKKQQKKQQPSKAAAAAAAAAAAALEDAKLIGITVDKALDFPGWYQQILTKGEMLDYYDVSGCYILRPPSYSIWESIQKWFDDKIKAIGVQNAYFPMFVSSRVLEKEKDHVEGFAPEVAWVTRAGSSELEEPIAIRPTSETVMYPYYAKWIQSYRDLPLKLNQWNSVVRWEFKHPQPFLRTREFLWQEGHTAHLTAKDAEEEVLQILDFYAGVYEELLAVPVIKGRKTEKEKFAGGDFTTTCEGYIPQTGRGIQGATSHHLGQNFSKMFNLSVENPLGSDHPKIFAYQNSWGLSTRAIGVMVMIHSDNKGLVVPPRVSQFQSAVIPVGITKKTSDEQRKHIHETARSVESRLKKVGIRAFGDYNDNYTPGWKFSQYELKGIPIRIELGPKDIEKNQVVVVRRNDSKKYIVSFDELELRVPEILEEMQGDLFKKAKELFDTHRVIVNEWKGFVPALNKKNVILAPWCGIMECEEDIKESSAKRDDGEEFEEDDKAPSMGAKSLCIPFDQPVLNEGQKCIRCERTAINYCMFGRSY
- the SKDI08G0640 gene encoding uncharacterized protein (similar to Saccharomyces cerevisiae YHR022C; ancestral locus Anc_5.266), encoding MTTRLLYGADSPPILRCFDLKTSKITVMGDDDSGKTSLVRNWLNSTFQNSDPNHYRVSDIYHKTVQFNYFKEFYHTFVTAKAQLSNDVYHAVENPNTVGSYADILEKYMIDANICNNKSVVGRRTKINVQISDTNQMDISCYSDLTTVQIKQSDAIILCFDSTNESSFASLEYYICTIHQVSLESKLNIPIIIACTKCDLVSERTIYYDRILAFLQDLNFSPDSLDYFETSSKLDINVEELFFAALLKIEKSKNDCRKLLQGFINGMYPANNSPSLIKNGKAREIETQEASCISIKSQLITSSLEESKDSKRLITKKSGHTSMKMSPAKSLTRGSSNGSPSSDERKKLKKCIMACCVM
- the DED81 gene encoding asparagine--tRNA ligase DED81 (similar to Saccharomyces cerevisiae DED81 (YHR019C); ancestral locus Anc_1.353); translated protein: MSSLYIKEATGVDELTTAGSQDQPFKSPAYALFASQQKSDTTEPKLFVFKTEDNEFQEISASALKKARKGCDGLKKKAVKQKEQELKKQQKEAENAAKQLSALKITIKKDESLPAANKTRIYDSYAKIGQRVKISGWIHRLRSNKKVVFIVLRDGSGFVQCVLSGDLALAQQTLDLTLESTVNLYGTVAKLPEGKTAPGGVELDVDYYEIVGLAPGGEDSFTNQIAEGSDPSLLLDQRHLALRGDALSAVMKVRAALLKSVRRVYDEEHLTEVTPPCMVQTQVEGGSTLFKMDYYGEEAFLTQSSQLYLETCLASLGDVYTIQESFRAEKSHTRRHLSEYTHIEAELAFLTFEDLLQHIETLIVKSVEYVLEDPIAGPLVKQLNPGFKAPKSPFMRLQYKDAITWLNEHGIKNEEGEDFTFGDDIAEAAERKMTDAIGVPIFLTRFPVEIKSFYMKRCSDDPRVTESVDVLMPNVGEITGGSMRIDDVDELMAGFKREGIDTDAYYWFIDQRRYGTCPHGGYGIGTERILAWLCDRFTVRDCSLYPRFSGRCKP